A window from Plectropomus leopardus isolate mb chromosome 3, YSFRI_Pleo_2.0, whole genome shotgun sequence encodes these proteins:
- the dnajc6 gene encoding putative tyrosine-protein phosphatase auxilin isoform X1, translating into MSLLGAYKKKTSYDGYESLQLVDSGGDSFSVGRGSSSSGGGTLAGSIAATLGPKAGPLREEDCSTMDSSDMDANYGGGLLDMVKGGAGKFFSNFKDNLKDTLKDTSTKVMREVATYTKGELDIAYITSRIIVMTYPAESVQIGYQNHVEDIRSFLDSRHADHYTVFNLSQRNYRGAKFSNRVSECNWPSRQAPSLHNLFAVCKNMHNWLKQNPKNVCVITCSDGRAPSGVLVCAMFCFCHLFNNPVPAMQLLSAKRPGSGLWPSHRRYIGYVCSMVSEKPSLPHSKPLMIKGLTMSPVPCFNKQRSGCRPFCDVLIGETKIFTTAQEYERMREHRVQEGKVVFPLGVSVQGDVVVSVYHMRSTIGGRLQAKVSNTQIFQIQFHTGFIAPGTTMLKFNKPELDACDSPEKYPQLFHVILDVEVEGVDKQKDLTPPWEQFPCKDLSPNVLFSCHQEHQDALAVAEPSRPHGGPDGRGHGEESEPSDDEMLSLSSQRSNANTAPQKPDPPVPMPDAPAPAEEVDLLGLDGEDVSRPTPQPPSAAATTTDLLGDLFGGPPQPTSGASSAQSTPHKVVPNTASPCPSPAPTAFDPFGTGPMPKSQDVMGSFLGPGNVGQPDPFLHAARSPSPTLQPTSLGRSSPVPPNTPTVNIQQQNAKGGWDWNRPATTSTGGGLGMGSRSATTSPTGSVHSTPTHQTKPNTLDPFADIGNLGGSGFSSKPTTPTGAAPTFPPMGSPSRPPPSPQHGFPSWQPGAGGGGGWQPQGQGPTPQPKPSPSHTPMPHTSPQNRPNYNVSFSAMGGGSPSAGGKAQAGMGSKPKASAANFDDLLSGQGFTGTKEKKGPRTIAEMRKEEMAKEMDPEKIKILEWIEGKERNIRALLSTMHTVLWEGETRWKPVGMADLVTPEQVKKVYRKAVLVVHPDKATGQPYEQYAKMIFMELNDAWSEFESQGQKPLY; encoded by the exons ATGAGCTTGCTGGGGGCCTACAAGAAAAAGACCAGTTACGATGGCTATGAATCTTTGCAGTTGGTCGATAGCGGCGGAGACAGCTTCAGTGTCGGCAgggggagcagcagcagcggcggcggcacACTCGCAGGCTCCATAGCGGCCACCCTTGGACCGAAGGCAGGCCCGCTGAGAGAGGAGGACtgcagcaccatggacagctcaG ATATGGATGCCAATTATGGTGGAGGGTTGTTGGATATGGTGAAGGGAGGAGCTGGGAAATTCTTCAGCAACTTCAAGGACAACTTAAAGGACACGCTGAAAGACACCTCCACTAAGGTCATGCGTGAGGTTGCCAC GTACACCAAAGGGGAGCTGGACATTGCCTACATCACATCACGGATCATAG tgatgaCCTACCCAGCGGAGTCGGTGCAGATTGGCTACCAGAACCACGTAGAGGACATTCGTTCATTCCTTGACAGCCGCCACGCCGACCACTACACTGTCTTCAATCTATCACAGCGCAACTACCGTGGCGCCAAATTCTCCAACAGG GTTTCAGAGTGTAACTGGCCCTCTCGCCAGGCTCCCAGCCTCCACAACTTGTTCGCCGTGTGTAAGAACATGCACAACTGGCTCAAACAGAATCCCAAGAATGTGTGTGTCATCACCTGCTCG GATGGACGTGCTCCCTCTGGTGTTTTGGTTTGTGCCATGTTCTGCTTCTGCCACCTCTTCAACAACCCGGTTCCTGCCATGCAGCTGCTCAGCGCCAAGAGACCAGGTTCCGGCCTCTGGCCCTCACATCGCAG GTACATAGGTTATGTGTGTAGCATGGTATCAGAGAAGCCCAGTCTACCCCACTCTAAGCCCTTGATGATCAAGGGACTCACCATGAGTCCGGTCCCCTGCTTCAACAAGCAGCGCAGTGGCTGTCGGCCCTTCTGCGACGTTCTAATCGGGGAGACAAAGATCTTCACAACTGCACAGGAGTACGAGAGGATGAG AGAGCACAGGGTCCAAGAGGGTAAGGTAGTTTTCCCTCTGGGTGTGAGTGTGCAAGGAGACGTGGTCGTTTCAGTCTATCACATGAGGTCAACCATTGGAGGACGTCTGCAGGCTAAG GTGTCCAACACCCAGATCTTCCAGATCCAGTTCCATACTGGTTTCATTGCTCCTGGCACCACCATGTTAAAGTTTAACAa ACCTGAGCTGGATGCTTGTGACTCTCCTGAGAAGTATCCCCAGCTCTTCCATGTGATACTGgatgtggaggtggagggggtggACAAGCAGAAAGACCTGACACCACCGTGGGAGCAGTTCCCCTGTAAAGACCTTAGTCCCAATGTGCTCTTCTCCTGCCATCAGGAGCATCAGGATGCACTGGCTGTTGCTG AGCCAAGCCGTCCCCACGGAGGTCCAGACGGTCGGGGCCATGGTGAGGAGAGTGAGCCCTCGGACGACGagatgctctctctctccagccaGCGAAGCAATGCCAACACAGCCCCCCAAAAACCTGACCCCCCTGTTCCGATGCCTGACGCCCCTGCACCCGCTGAAGAAGTGGATCTTCTTGGCCTTGACGGGGAGGACGTCAGTCGTCCCACACCTCAGCCCCCATCCGCTGCCGCCACAACCACTGACCTCCTAGGGGACTTGTTCGGGGGCCCACCCCAGCCAACCAGTGGGGCGTCATCTGCCCAGTCCACACCACATAAAGTAGTCCCAAACACTGCCTCGCCATGTCCCTCCCCTGCACCAACCG CATTCGATCCCTTTGGGACCGGTCCCATGCCCAAATCTCAGGATGTGATGGGTTCATTCCTTGGACCAGGTAACGTGGGGCAGCCAGACCCCTTCCTGCATGCTGCTCGCTCTCCATCACCCACCCTGCAGCCTACAAGCTTGG GCCGGAGTTCCCCTGTGCCGCCCAACACCCCAACCGTCAACAttcagcagcaaaatgcaaagGGAGGGTGGGACTGGAACAGACCTGCTACTACAAGCACAG GAGGAGGCCTCGGTATGGGCAGTCGATCAGCCACTACAAGTCCCACAGGCTCCGTCCACAGCACCCCCACCCACCAAACCAAGCCAAACACCCTGGACCCGTTTGCTGACATAGGCAACCTTGGAG GTTCTGGCTTCTCCAGCAAACCGACCACTCCTACTGGGGCTGCCCCTACCTTCCCTCCCATGGGCTCCCCATCGCGACCTCCTCCATCTCCACAGCACGGCTTCCCCTCGTGGCAGCCAGGTGCTGGAGGCGGTGGAGGATGGCAACCCCAAGGACAGGGTCCCACCCCGCAGCCAAAGCCCAGCCCCAGCCACACCCCCATGCCTCACACATCGCCTCAGAACCGACCCAACTACAATGTCAGCTTCTCTGCGATGGGTGGGGGATCACCCAGCGCAGGGGGCAAAGCACAGGCTGGCATGG GTTCAAAGCCCAAAGCTTCGGCCGCCAACTTTGATGACCTGCTGTCTGGTCAGGGCTTCACAGGgaccaaagaaaagaaagggcCCAGGACTATAGCGGAGATGAGGAAGGAGGAGATGGCCAAAGAGATGGACccagagaaaataaag ATTCTTGAATGGATCGAGGGGAAGGAGCGTAACATCCGTGCTCTGCTGTCCACCATGCATACTGTGCTGTGGGAGGGGGAGACACGCTGGAAGCCTGTGGGCATGGCTGACCTGGTTACTCCCGAACAAGTCAAGAAGGTCTACCGCAAAGCTGTTCTGGTCGTCCACCCAGATAAG GCAACAGGACAGCCCTATGAACAATATGCCAAGATGATTTTCATGGAACTAAATGACGCCTGGTCAGAATTTGAAAGCCAAGGACAAAAACCCCTCTACTGA
- the dnajc6 gene encoding putative tyrosine-protein phosphatase auxilin isoform X2: protein MSLLGAYKKKTSYDGYESLQLVDSGGDSFSVGRGSSSSGGGTLAGSIAATLGPKAGPLREEDCSTMDSSDMDANYGGGLLDMVKGGAGKFFSNFKDNLKDTLKDTSTKVMREVATYTKGELDIAYITSRIIVMTYPAESVQIGYQNHVEDIRSFLDSRHADHYTVFNLSQRNYRGAKFSNRVSECNWPSRQAPSLHNLFAVCKNMHNWLKQNPKNVCVITCSDGRAPSGVLVCAMFCFCHLFNNPVPAMQLLSAKRPGSGLWPSHRRYIGYVCSMVSEKPSLPHSKPLMIKGLTMSPVPCFNKQRSGCRPFCDVLIGETKIFTTAQEYERMREHRVQEGKVVFPLGVSVQGDVVVSVYHMRSTIGGRLQAKVSNTQIFQIQFHTGFIAPGTTMLKFNKPELDACDSPEKYPQLFHVILDVEVEGVDKQKDLTPPWEQFPCKDLSPNVLFSCHQEHQDALAVAEPSRPHGGPDGRGHGEESEPSDDEMLSLSSQRSNANTAPQKPDPPVPMPDAPAPAEEVDLLGLDGEDVSRPTPQPPSAAATTTDLLGDLFGGPPQPTSGASSAQSTPHKVVPNTASPCPSPAPTAFDPFGTGPMPKSQDVMGSFLGPGRSSPVPPNTPTVNIQQQNAKGGWDWNRPATTSTGGGLGMGSRSATTSPTGSVHSTPTHQTKPNTLDPFADIGNLGGSGFSSKPTTPTGAAPTFPPMGSPSRPPPSPQHGFPSWQPGAGGGGGWQPQGQGPTPQPKPSPSHTPMPHTSPQNRPNYNVSFSAMGGGSPSAGGKAQAGMGSKPKASAANFDDLLSGQGFTGTKEKKGPRTIAEMRKEEMAKEMDPEKIKILEWIEGKERNIRALLSTMHTVLWEGETRWKPVGMADLVTPEQVKKVYRKAVLVVHPDKATGQPYEQYAKMIFMELNDAWSEFESQGQKPLY from the exons ATGAGCTTGCTGGGGGCCTACAAGAAAAAGACCAGTTACGATGGCTATGAATCTTTGCAGTTGGTCGATAGCGGCGGAGACAGCTTCAGTGTCGGCAgggggagcagcagcagcggcggcggcacACTCGCAGGCTCCATAGCGGCCACCCTTGGACCGAAGGCAGGCCCGCTGAGAGAGGAGGACtgcagcaccatggacagctcaG ATATGGATGCCAATTATGGTGGAGGGTTGTTGGATATGGTGAAGGGAGGAGCTGGGAAATTCTTCAGCAACTTCAAGGACAACTTAAAGGACACGCTGAAAGACACCTCCACTAAGGTCATGCGTGAGGTTGCCAC GTACACCAAAGGGGAGCTGGACATTGCCTACATCACATCACGGATCATAG tgatgaCCTACCCAGCGGAGTCGGTGCAGATTGGCTACCAGAACCACGTAGAGGACATTCGTTCATTCCTTGACAGCCGCCACGCCGACCACTACACTGTCTTCAATCTATCACAGCGCAACTACCGTGGCGCCAAATTCTCCAACAGG GTTTCAGAGTGTAACTGGCCCTCTCGCCAGGCTCCCAGCCTCCACAACTTGTTCGCCGTGTGTAAGAACATGCACAACTGGCTCAAACAGAATCCCAAGAATGTGTGTGTCATCACCTGCTCG GATGGACGTGCTCCCTCTGGTGTTTTGGTTTGTGCCATGTTCTGCTTCTGCCACCTCTTCAACAACCCGGTTCCTGCCATGCAGCTGCTCAGCGCCAAGAGACCAGGTTCCGGCCTCTGGCCCTCACATCGCAG GTACATAGGTTATGTGTGTAGCATGGTATCAGAGAAGCCCAGTCTACCCCACTCTAAGCCCTTGATGATCAAGGGACTCACCATGAGTCCGGTCCCCTGCTTCAACAAGCAGCGCAGTGGCTGTCGGCCCTTCTGCGACGTTCTAATCGGGGAGACAAAGATCTTCACAACTGCACAGGAGTACGAGAGGATGAG AGAGCACAGGGTCCAAGAGGGTAAGGTAGTTTTCCCTCTGGGTGTGAGTGTGCAAGGAGACGTGGTCGTTTCAGTCTATCACATGAGGTCAACCATTGGAGGACGTCTGCAGGCTAAG GTGTCCAACACCCAGATCTTCCAGATCCAGTTCCATACTGGTTTCATTGCTCCTGGCACCACCATGTTAAAGTTTAACAa ACCTGAGCTGGATGCTTGTGACTCTCCTGAGAAGTATCCCCAGCTCTTCCATGTGATACTGgatgtggaggtggagggggtggACAAGCAGAAAGACCTGACACCACCGTGGGAGCAGTTCCCCTGTAAAGACCTTAGTCCCAATGTGCTCTTCTCCTGCCATCAGGAGCATCAGGATGCACTGGCTGTTGCTG AGCCAAGCCGTCCCCACGGAGGTCCAGACGGTCGGGGCCATGGTGAGGAGAGTGAGCCCTCGGACGACGagatgctctctctctccagccaGCGAAGCAATGCCAACACAGCCCCCCAAAAACCTGACCCCCCTGTTCCGATGCCTGACGCCCCTGCACCCGCTGAAGAAGTGGATCTTCTTGGCCTTGACGGGGAGGACGTCAGTCGTCCCACACCTCAGCCCCCATCCGCTGCCGCCACAACCACTGACCTCCTAGGGGACTTGTTCGGGGGCCCACCCCAGCCAACCAGTGGGGCGTCATCTGCCCAGTCCACACCACATAAAGTAGTCCCAAACACTGCCTCGCCATGTCCCTCCCCTGCACCAACCG CATTCGATCCCTTTGGGACCGGTCCCATGCCCAAATCTCAGGATGTGATGGGTTCATTCCTTGGACCAG GCCGGAGTTCCCCTGTGCCGCCCAACACCCCAACCGTCAACAttcagcagcaaaatgcaaagGGAGGGTGGGACTGGAACAGACCTGCTACTACAAGCACAG GAGGAGGCCTCGGTATGGGCAGTCGATCAGCCACTACAAGTCCCACAGGCTCCGTCCACAGCACCCCCACCCACCAAACCAAGCCAAACACCCTGGACCCGTTTGCTGACATAGGCAACCTTGGAG GTTCTGGCTTCTCCAGCAAACCGACCACTCCTACTGGGGCTGCCCCTACCTTCCCTCCCATGGGCTCCCCATCGCGACCTCCTCCATCTCCACAGCACGGCTTCCCCTCGTGGCAGCCAGGTGCTGGAGGCGGTGGAGGATGGCAACCCCAAGGACAGGGTCCCACCCCGCAGCCAAAGCCCAGCCCCAGCCACACCCCCATGCCTCACACATCGCCTCAGAACCGACCCAACTACAATGTCAGCTTCTCTGCGATGGGTGGGGGATCACCCAGCGCAGGGGGCAAAGCACAGGCTGGCATGG GTTCAAAGCCCAAAGCTTCGGCCGCCAACTTTGATGACCTGCTGTCTGGTCAGGGCTTCACAGGgaccaaagaaaagaaagggcCCAGGACTATAGCGGAGATGAGGAAGGAGGAGATGGCCAAAGAGATGGACccagagaaaataaag ATTCTTGAATGGATCGAGGGGAAGGAGCGTAACATCCGTGCTCTGCTGTCCACCATGCATACTGTGCTGTGGGAGGGGGAGACACGCTGGAAGCCTGTGGGCATGGCTGACCTGGTTACTCCCGAACAAGTCAAGAAGGTCTACCGCAAAGCTGTTCTGGTCGTCCACCCAGATAAG GCAACAGGACAGCCCTATGAACAATATGCCAAGATGATTTTCATGGAACTAAATGACGCCTGGTCAGAATTTGAAAGCCAAGGACAAAAACCCCTCTACTGA